The following coding sequences lie in one Nitratireductor mangrovi genomic window:
- a CDS encoding FAD binding domain-containing protein — MYSVTYHRASSVADAVKLLKKADDGKLVSGGMTLIPAMKTRLAAPSDLVDLRHVKELKGVKVSGKNVTIGAATTHAEVAANEKLAKVCPAICHLAAHIGDPHVRHMGTIGGSVANNDPAADYPAALLALGATIVTDKREIPADKFFKGLFETSLKDNEVITAVTFTAPAKCGYSKFPNPASRYAMTGVFVAKGKDGVRAAVTGAGDDGVFRSKEIEAALSKKFEAGALEGASVPSKNLMSDIHASADYRANLVVVMAKRAVAAATAG, encoded by the coding sequence ATGTATTCCGTGACCTATCACCGCGCCTCTTCGGTGGCCGACGCGGTCAAGCTCCTGAAGAAGGCCGACGACGGCAAGCTGGTCTCGGGCGGGATGACGCTGATCCCGGCCATGAAGACGCGGCTTGCCGCGCCGTCCGATCTTGTCGATCTGCGCCACGTCAAGGAATTGAAGGGCGTCAAGGTCTCGGGCAAGAACGTGACCATCGGCGCCGCGACGACGCACGCCGAGGTAGCGGCGAACGAGAAACTTGCCAAGGTCTGCCCCGCGATCTGCCATCTGGCCGCGCATATCGGCGATCCGCATGTGCGCCACATGGGAACGATCGGCGGTTCGGTCGCCAACAACGATCCCGCAGCCGACTACCCGGCGGCACTACTGGCGCTTGGTGCCACGATCGTCACCGACAAGCGGGAAATTCCCGCCGACAAGTTCTTCAAGGGCCTGTTCGAAACGTCCTTGAAGGACAATGAGGTGATCACTGCCGTAACCTTCACCGCACCGGCGAAATGCGGCTACTCCAAGTTTCCGAACCCGGCCTCGCGCTACGCCATGACCGGCGTTTTCGTGGCCAAGGGCAAGGATGGCGTGCGTGCCGCGGTCACCGGCGCCGGCGATGACGGCGTCTTCCGCTCCAAGGAAATCGAGGCGGCGTTGTCGAAGAAGTTCGAGGCCGGAGCGCTCGAGGGCGCGTCGGTTCCCTCGAAAAACCTCATGAGCGACATCCACGCCTCAGCCGACTACCGCGCCAATCTGGTCGTGGTGATGGCCAAGCGCGCCGTGGCGGCAGCCACCGCCGGCTAA
- a CDS encoding DMT family transporter, which translates to MSVDRPLLGIALMTGFCALAPLGDSIAKLLGATIPLVQLLFVRFAFQALLVPAVWASGGSVRLSGRATWLMAARTALHIVGIGAMFLSLRYLPLADAVAIAFVMPFIMLLLGRLVLDEEVGPRRLAACAVGFVGTLLVVQPSFAEVGWPALLPLGVAVTFAFFMLITRQVAREAGPVALQAVSGAMAVAFLGPLLAVGVALDLPGLSLVWPNGYETFLLLAIAVLGTSAHLLMTWSLRFAPASTLAPMQYLEIPFATLIGWLIFRDLPNGLAAVGIAITMAAGLYIVLRERTLARTPRPPTPAAAE; encoded by the coding sequence ATGTCCGTTGACCGTCCGCTCCTCGGCATCGCGTTGATGACCGGCTTCTGCGCCCTCGCGCCGCTGGGCGATTCGATCGCCAAGCTGCTCGGCGCGACCATTCCTCTGGTCCAGCTTCTGTTCGTGCGCTTCGCTTTCCAGGCATTGCTGGTGCCGGCGGTCTGGGCGAGCGGTGGGTCGGTGCGTCTTTCCGGACGGGCGACGTGGCTGATGGCGGCGCGAACAGCGCTCCACATTGTCGGTATCGGCGCCATGTTCCTGTCGCTGCGCTACCTGCCGCTGGCAGACGCCGTTGCAATCGCTTTCGTGATGCCGTTCATCATGCTGTTGCTGGGCCGGCTCGTGCTCGACGAGGAGGTCGGCCCGCGCCGCCTTGCCGCTTGCGCGGTCGGCTTTGTCGGCACCCTGCTGGTTGTCCAGCCGAGCTTCGCCGAGGTCGGCTGGCCGGCGCTGTTGCCCCTCGGCGTCGCCGTCACCTTCGCTTTCTTCATGCTGATCACGCGGCAGGTGGCGCGTGAGGCGGGGCCGGTCGCCCTGCAGGCGGTAAGCGGCGCGATGGCTGTCGCCTTCCTGGGGCCGCTGCTCGCCGTTGGCGTCGCGCTCGACCTGCCGGGTCTGTCGCTGGTTTGGCCGAATGGGTACGAGACGTTTCTGCTGTTGGCGATCGCCGTTCTCGGAACGTCGGCGCATCTTCTGATGACGTGGTCGCTGCGCTTTGCGCCGGCCTCGACCCTGGCACCGATGCAATATCTGGAGATCCCCTTCGCGACCCTGATCGGCTGGCTGATCTTCCGCGATCTGCCCAACGGCCTCGCTGCCGTCGGCATCGCGATTACGATGGCCGCAGGCCTCTACATCGTTCTCAGGGAGCGCACTTTGGCGCGCACGCCGCGCCCGCCCACGCCGGCGGCGGCCGAATAG
- the dgcN gene encoding N-acetyltransferase DgcN, with the protein MLKTPYLLFLGDAPDQLAAKVAQGVKDWRPEFALGQLRLEGCRADLRLPEMSIADAAAAGARTMIVGAANRGGVISRNWIETLVAASRAGMDIASGLHNHLADIPELVAAAKQSGTNLFDVRVPRNDYPIADGKPRTGKRCLAVGTDCSIGKMYTALAMEKVMRARAMKASFRATGQTGILITGSGVPLDAVVADFMAGAVEWLTPDNDEDHWDLIEGQGSLFHPSFSGVTMALIHGGRPDALVLCHEPTRTHMRGLPHYTLPSLEELRELSLATARIVNPDVRVIGISVNTAALSPEEARDYLSQTEERMGLPAVDPFRDGAERLVDSLPA; encoded by the coding sequence ATGCTCAAGACGCCCTATCTCCTGTTTCTCGGCGACGCGCCGGACCAGCTTGCCGCCAAGGTCGCGCAGGGCGTGAAGGACTGGCGGCCGGAATTCGCGCTCGGCCAGTTGCGGCTCGAAGGCTGCCGGGCCGATCTCCGGCTGCCCGAAATGAGCATCGCCGACGCGGCCGCGGCCGGCGCAAGAACCATGATCGTCGGTGCCGCCAACCGTGGTGGCGTCATCTCCAGGAACTGGATCGAGACGCTGGTGGCGGCGAGCCGTGCCGGCATGGACATCGCCTCCGGCCTGCACAACCACCTCGCCGACATCCCCGAACTGGTTGCGGCCGCGAAGCAATCCGGAACGAACCTCTTCGACGTGCGCGTGCCGCGGAACGACTATCCGATCGCCGACGGCAAGCCACGTACCGGCAAGCGTTGCCTGGCGGTCGGTACCGACTGCTCGATCGGCAAGATGTACACGGCGCTCGCCATGGAGAAGGTGATGCGGGCGCGCGCCATGAAGGCGTCGTTCCGTGCCACAGGCCAGACCGGCATCCTGATCACCGGTTCCGGCGTGCCGCTCGACGCTGTTGTTGCCGACTTCATGGCCGGGGCCGTGGAATGGCTCACACCCGACAATGATGAAGACCATTGGGACCTGATCGAAGGCCAGGGCAGCCTGTTCCACCCGTCCTTTTCGGGCGTGACCATGGCCCTGATCCATGGCGGGCGCCCGGACGCACTGGTGCTATGCCACGAGCCGACGCGGACCCACATGCGTGGCCTGCCACATTACACGCTGCCGTCGCTGGAGGAACTGCGCGAGCTTTCGCTGGCGACCGCCCGGATCGTCAATCCGGACGTCCGAGTCATCGGCATTTCGGTCAATACGGCAGCGCTCTCCCCGGAGGAGGCGCGCGACTACCTCAGCCAGACCGAAGAACGCATGGGGCTTCCGGCGGTCGACCCGTTCCGCGACGGCGCAGAACGCCTGGTCGACTCCTTGCCGGCCTGA
- a CDS encoding glycoside hydrolase family 3 protein: MATQSVAAAGPAQADGPTLDRMIGQMIMVGFRGDRPGDPRVATVAEQIARSEVGGVLYLRHNLADRHAAVALNRAFAGAWQGVPPLLAIDQEGGRIARLGAAHDFPVFPSARDMASRHRPNEAKRLFGQMAAGLREWGFNFNLAPVADLDINPESPVIGALERSYSADPAVVDNYVAAFVLAHREHGVLSAIKHFPGHGSSATDSHEALPDVSASWTRGELEPFGSAINCGLADAIMVGHLHVGGLQDGDGSEPASLSKRVVTDLLRKELGHQGVVITDDLQMNAVTQNRSFGRAVVEAVLAGNDILLFANFEDYDPRLPERVRAILARRAEHDRALWELIRASYQRILRLKHRLAAVG; this comes from the coding sequence ATGGCGACGCAGAGCGTAGCGGCCGCGGGACCGGCGCAAGCGGACGGTCCGACGCTGGACCGCATGATCGGCCAGATGATCATGGTCGGGTTCCGTGGCGATCGCCCCGGCGATCCGCGTGTCGCGACCGTTGCCGAGCAGATCGCCCGGAGCGAGGTGGGCGGTGTGCTCTACTTGCGGCACAACCTGGCCGACAGGCATGCGGCCGTTGCCCTGAACCGGGCCTTCGCCGGGGCGTGGCAGGGTGTGCCGCCGCTGCTCGCCATCGACCAGGAAGGCGGCCGCATCGCCCGTCTCGGCGCGGCGCATGACTTTCCTGTCTTTCCGTCGGCGCGGGACATGGCATCGCGGCACCGCCCGAACGAAGCAAAACGGCTCTTTGGGCAAATGGCGGCGGGCCTGCGTGAATGGGGCTTCAATTTCAATCTGGCGCCGGTTGCCGATCTCGATATCAATCCGGAAAGCCCCGTCATCGGCGCGCTTGAAAGGAGCTACTCGGCAGATCCGGCCGTTGTCGACAACTATGTCGCGGCCTTTGTGCTGGCGCACCGCGAACATGGCGTGCTCAGTGCGATCAAGCATTTCCCCGGCCACGGGTCGAGCGCGACCGACAGCCATGAGGCGCTGCCCGACGTGTCAGCCAGTTGGACGCGGGGTGAACTTGAGCCATTCGGTTCGGCGATCAATTGCGGGCTGGCCGATGCGATCATGGTCGGACACCTGCATGTCGGTGGACTGCAGGACGGTGACGGCAGCGAGCCGGCGTCGTTGTCGAAGCGGGTGGTGACCGACCTTCTGCGCAAGGAACTCGGCCATCAAGGGGTCGTGATCACCGACGACCTGCAGATGAACGCGGTTACCCAGAACCGCTCCTTCGGGCGCGCCGTAGTCGAGGCGGTCCTGGCCGGCAACGACATCCTGCTTTTTGCGAATTTCGAGGACTACGATCCCAGGCTCCCCGAACGCGTTCGTGCCATCCTCGCAAGGCGTGCCGAACACGATCGCGCGCTCTGGGAACTGATACGGGCTTCCTACCAGCGCATCCTGCGGCTGAAGCACCGGCTGGCTGCGGTCGGGTAA
- a CDS encoding MoaD/ThiS family protein gives MPVDAGEKQTVTVKLAAVLADLFPGAPRQCELEAATVRELIDRLDERWPGMGDRICDTRPAIRRHMNVFVDGERQNLEAVLRPGAEIFILTAISGG, from the coding sequence ATGCCTGTAGACGCCGGCGAAAAGCAGACGGTCACCGTGAAGCTCGCCGCGGTGCTTGCGGACCTCTTTCCCGGCGCGCCGCGACAATGCGAACTGGAGGCGGCGACGGTTCGCGAGTTGATCGACCGGCTCGACGAACGCTGGCCGGGCATGGGCGACCGCATCTGCGACACGCGGCCAGCGATCCGCAGACACATGAACGTTTTCGTCGACGGAGAACGCCAGAACCTGGAGGCCGTGCTCCGGCCGGGCGCGGAGATCTTTATTCTCACCGCTATCAGCGGCGGCTAA
- a CDS encoding WD40/YVTN/BNR-like repeat-containing protein, with the protein MAGKVVLLIGTKKGVFVAESGWARDDWHLRGPFCETWPMNHVIGDPDTGRIYGAGGNEWFGPAIWRSDDLGQSWSHSSDGLAYPEGQDPVAAGWSLALCSGGLYAGVQPAGLFKSEDGGKSWRHIDGLQKHPSRPEWNPGGAGLILHSMVVDPADEARIWVGISAAGVFHSADGGASWEPRNLGTRADFLPDGQNYPEFGQCVHSLVMAPGMSDRLYQQNHCGMYRSDDGGKRWESIEDGLPSSFGFPAAVHPRDPETLFLLPLNGDSAGRYVPDAKAAVWRTRDAGKSWQDLRDGLPQENAYFGVLRQAMATDRLDPAGVYFGTSGGALFASNDEGESWRSVAQHLPAILSVETMLLD; encoded by the coding sequence ATGGCCGGTAAGGTGGTTCTGCTGATCGGCACCAAGAAGGGCGTGTTCGTGGCCGAAAGCGGCTGGGCGCGCGACGACTGGCATCTGCGCGGGCCTTTCTGCGAAACCTGGCCGATGAACCACGTCATCGGCGATCCCGATACCGGCCGGATCTACGGCGCCGGCGGCAATGAGTGGTTTGGCCCGGCGATCTGGCGCTCCGACGATCTGGGGCAATCATGGAGCCATTCGAGCGACGGTCTCGCCTACCCGGAAGGGCAGGACCCGGTGGCGGCGGGCTGGAGCCTGGCGCTCTGCTCTGGCGGGCTTTATGCCGGCGTCCAGCCTGCCGGTCTGTTCAAGAGCGAGGATGGCGGCAAGAGCTGGCGGCACATAGATGGCCTGCAAAAGCACCCTTCGCGGCCGGAATGGAACCCGGGCGGGGCTGGGCTGATCCTGCATTCGATGGTCGTCGATCCCGCGGACGAAGCCCGCATCTGGGTCGGCATCTCCGCCGCCGGTGTCTTCCACAGCGCCGATGGCGGCGCCAGCTGGGAGCCACGCAATCTCGGCACCCGCGCCGACTTCCTGCCCGACGGACAGAACTATCCCGAGTTCGGGCAATGCGTGCATTCGCTGGTGATGGCGCCCGGCATGTCGGACCGGCTCTATCAGCAGAACCATTGCGGCATGTACCGCAGCGACGACGGCGGCAAGCGGTGGGAAAGCATCGAGGATGGCCTGCCGTCGAGCTTCGGCTTTCCGGCCGCGGTACATCCGCGCGATCCCGAAACGCTGTTCCTGTTGCCGCTCAACGGCGATTCGGCGGGGCGCTACGTGCCCGACGCCAAGGCGGCGGTGTGGCGCACGCGCGACGCCGGCAAGAGCTGGCAGGACCTGCGTGACGGGCTGCCGCAGGAAAATGCCTATTTCGGCGTGCTGCGCCAGGCGATGGCGACGGACCGGCTTGATCCCGCCGGCGTCTATTTCGGCACCAGTGGCGGAGCGCTGTTCGCATCGAACGACGAGGGCGAAAGCTGGCGGTCGGTCGCACAGCATCTGCCGGCCATCCTCTCGGTCGAGACGATGCTGCTCGATTGA
- a CDS encoding MarR family winged helix-turn-helix transcriptional regulator translates to MSKQDLVPYQTTIEVRDACLCLHVQRAARALARYFDEALRPCGLSNGQFSLLMSLNRPQPPRMKEVAATLAMDRTTLTAALKPLERRGLVEVTIDPGDRRNRALTLTDEGRKTLATAVPIWRESHAAIEKRVPGSDAAGLRAALLALS, encoded by the coding sequence ATGTCAAAGCAGGACCTGGTCCCCTACCAGACCACCATCGAGGTTCGCGATGCCTGCCTGTGCCTGCACGTGCAGAGGGCAGCGAGGGCATTGGCGCGCTATTTCGATGAGGCGCTGCGCCCGTGCGGCCTTTCCAACGGGCAGTTCTCGCTGCTGATGTCGCTGAACCGGCCGCAGCCGCCGCGCATGAAGGAAGTCGCCGCCACGCTCGCCATGGACCGCACGACGCTGACGGCGGCATTGAAGCCGCTGGAGCGGCGGGGCCTGGTCGAAGTCACTATCGACCCCGGCGACCGCCGCAATCGCGCCCTGACGCTGACCGACGAGGGCCGCAAGACGCTCGCGACGGCCGTACCCATCTGGCGGGAAAGTCATGCCGCGATCGAGAAACGTGTACCGGGCAGCGATGCCGCAGGCCTGCGAGCGGCGCTGTTGGCATTGTCGTAA